The following are encoded together in the Apodemus sylvaticus chromosome 11, mApoSyl1.1, whole genome shotgun sequence genome:
- the Epgn gene encoding epigen isoform X1, whose product MALGVPIAVCLLFKAMKAALGEEAEAIPPGTAQQSNWTFNSTEADYIEDSVALKFSHACLEDHNSYCINGACVFHHELKKAICRCFTGYTGERCEHLTLTSYAVDSYEKYIAIGIGVGLLISAFLAVFYCYVRKRCLNLKSPYIICSGGRPL is encoded by the exons ATGGCTCTGGGGGTTCCCATCGCAGTCTGCCTCCTGTTCAAAG CAATGAAGGCAGCGTTGGGTGAAGAAGCAGAAGCGATCCCTCCTGGCACAGCGCAGCAGAGCAACTGGACATTTAACAGCACAGAAG CTGACTACATAGAAGACAGTGTAGCTCTGAAGTTCTCCCATGCTTGTCTGGAAGACCACAATAGTTACTGCATCAATGGAGCATGTGTGTTCCACCATGAACTGAAGAAAGCCATTTGCAG atGCTTTACTGGTTATACTGGAGAACGATGTGAGCATTTGACCCTAACTTCATATGCTGTGGATTCTTATGAAAAATACATTGCAATTGGGATTGGTGTCGGATTGTTGATTAGTGCTTTTCTTGCTGTCTTCTATTGCTACGTAAGAAAAAG GTGTCTAAATCTGAAATCACCCTACATCATCTGCTCTGGAGGGAGACCATTGTGA
- the Epgn gene encoding epigen isoform X3, whose translation MALGVPIAVCLLFKAMKAALGEEAEAIPPGTAQQSNWTFNSTEADYIEDSVALKFSHACLEDHNSYCINGACVFHHELKKAICRCLNLKSPYIICSGGRPL comes from the exons ATGGCTCTGGGGGTTCCCATCGCAGTCTGCCTCCTGTTCAAAG CAATGAAGGCAGCGTTGGGTGAAGAAGCAGAAGCGATCCCTCCTGGCACAGCGCAGCAGAGCAACTGGACATTTAACAGCACAGAAG CTGACTACATAGAAGACAGTGTAGCTCTGAAGTTCTCCCATGCTTGTCTGGAAGACCACAATAGTTACTGCATCAATGGAGCATGTGTGTTCCACCATGAACTGAAGAAAGCCATTTGCAG GTGTCTAAATCTGAAATCACCCTACATCATCTGCTCTGGAGGGAGACCATTGTGA
- the Epgn gene encoding epigen isoform X4, whose translation MALGVPIAVCLLFKAMKAALGEEAEAIPPGTAQQTDYIEDSVALKFSHACLEDHNSYCINGACVFHHELKKAICRCLNLKSPYIICSGGRPL comes from the exons ATGGCTCTGGGGGTTCCCATCGCAGTCTGCCTCCTGTTCAAAG CAATGAAGGCAGCGTTGGGTGAAGAAGCAGAAGCGATCCCTCCTGGCACAGCGCAGCAGA CTGACTACATAGAAGACAGTGTAGCTCTGAAGTTCTCCCATGCTTGTCTGGAAGACCACAATAGTTACTGCATCAATGGAGCATGTGTGTTCCACCATGAACTGAAGAAAGCCATTTGCAG GTGTCTAAATCTGAAATCACCCTACATCATCTGCTCTGGAGGGAGACCATTGTGA
- the Epgn gene encoding epigen isoform X2, producing MALGVPIAVCLLFKAMKAALGEEAEAIPPGTAQQTDYIEDSVALKFSHACLEDHNSYCINGACVFHHELKKAICRCFTGYTGERCEHLTLTSYAVDSYEKYIAIGIGVGLLISAFLAVFYCYVRKRYEK from the exons ATGGCTCTGGGGGTTCCCATCGCAGTCTGCCTCCTGTTCAAAG CAATGAAGGCAGCGTTGGGTGAAGAAGCAGAAGCGATCCCTCCTGGCACAGCGCAGCAGA CTGACTACATAGAAGACAGTGTAGCTCTGAAGTTCTCCCATGCTTGTCTGGAAGACCACAATAGTTACTGCATCAATGGAGCATGTGTGTTCCACCATGAACTGAAGAAAGCCATTTGCAG atGCTTTACTGGTTATACTGGAGAACGATGTGAGCATTTGACCCTAACTTCATATGCTGTGGATTCTTATGAAAAATACATTGCAATTGGGATTGGTGTCGGATTGTTGATTAGTGCTTTTCTTGCTGTCTTCTATTGCTACGTAAGAAAAAGGTATGAAAAATGA